A single window of Usitatibacter rugosus DNA harbors:
- a CDS encoding HD-GYP domain-containing protein translates to METKVPTTDLRVGMFVADLDRPWVDTPFLLQGFLVEDDEQIRELQQHCMWVIVDRARSLGDEYEAPAAIEHPPRFAAPQQPATARPQVETSSAKPSEPAPPRPPPRDDAGRVVNLEDILTQGAGAKRLPGAIVPGMTQEGDEESGEGVIGRVFGRMKGLFKRGASGSAENAAPPPPPQPEESPQELAARAALLPPGIVVQTYRDSVPVEVEVVKAREVIQKTDEVLDKLVIDIRGGHLLEIEEVEEVVNDMVESIVRNPDALMWVARLREQDITTYGHSLQVAVYLTAFGRQLGFPKPQLSMLGQVGLLLDIGKIKLPRDLLEKEGKLSPEEFTLAKQHVQFGLDILASTPNFHPEVIEGIAHHHERINGSGYPEGLLGTEISLFGRMAGIADCFAAITKRRPYAEAVSSYEAMRSLSGWAGDYFQEALVQQFISSVGVFPVGSLIELNTGEVAIVVAHNKVRRLKPRVLVVTGPDKTPVGFPSLLDLLYDPKTGDEKPIFIRRGLAAGAFGLDLKDFYLA, encoded by the coding sequence ATGGAAACCAAGGTACCCACGACCGACCTTCGCGTCGGCATGTTCGTCGCCGACCTCGATCGTCCGTGGGTCGACACGCCGTTCCTCCTGCAGGGCTTCCTCGTCGAGGACGACGAGCAGATCCGCGAGCTGCAGCAGCACTGCATGTGGGTGATCGTCGACCGCGCCCGTTCGCTGGGTGACGAGTACGAGGCCCCCGCGGCCATCGAGCACCCGCCGCGCTTTGCCGCACCGCAGCAACCCGCCACCGCGCGCCCGCAGGTCGAAACCAGCTCCGCGAAGCCTTCCGAGCCTGCGCCGCCTCGGCCCCCGCCCCGGGACGATGCCGGACGCGTCGTGAACCTCGAGGACATCCTCACGCAAGGCGCGGGTGCAAAGCGTCTCCCCGGCGCGATCGTGCCGGGCATGACACAGGAGGGCGACGAGGAATCGGGTGAGGGCGTGATCGGCCGCGTCTTCGGGCGCATGAAGGGCCTCTTCAAGCGCGGGGCCTCGGGCAGCGCGGAGAACGCCGCTCCGCCCCCGCCGCCGCAGCCCGAGGAATCCCCGCAGGAGCTGGCCGCACGCGCCGCCCTTCTGCCTCCGGGCATCGTCGTGCAGACCTATCGCGACTCCGTGCCCGTCGAGGTCGAGGTCGTGAAGGCCCGCGAGGTCATCCAGAAAACCGACGAAGTGCTCGACAAGCTCGTCATCGACATCCGCGGCGGCCATCTCCTCGAGATCGAGGAGGTCGAGGAAGTCGTGAACGACATGGTCGAGTCGATCGTGCGCAACCCCGACGCGCTGATGTGGGTGGCGCGCCTTCGCGAGCAGGACATCACGACCTACGGCCACAGCCTGCAGGTCGCCGTGTACCTCACCGCGTTCGGCCGGCAGCTCGGATTCCCCAAGCCGCAGCTCTCGATGCTGGGCCAGGTCGGCCTGCTGCTCGACATCGGCAAGATCAAGCTGCCGCGCGACCTGCTGGAGAAGGAAGGCAAGCTCTCCCCCGAGGAATTCACGCTCGCCAAGCAGCACGTGCAATTCGGCCTCGACATCCTCGCCTCGACGCCGAACTTCCACCCCGAGGTGATCGAGGGCATCGCCCACCACCACGAGCGCATCAACGGCAGCGGCTATCCCGAAGGCCTGCTGGGCACCGAGATCAGCCTCTTCGGACGGATGGCCGGCATCGCCGACTGCTTCGCCGCCATCACCAAGCGCCGTCCGTACGCGGAGGCGGTGTCTTCGTACGAAGCCATGCGCAGCCTCTCCGGCTGGGCCGGCGACTATTTCCAGGAAGCGCTGGTGCAGCAGTTCATCTCGTCGGTCGGGGTCTTCCCCGTCGGCTCGCTGATCGAGCTCAACACGGGCGAGGTCGCCATCGTCGTCGCGCACAACAAGGTGCGCAGGCTGAAGCCGCGCGTGCTCGTCGTGACGGGCCCCGACAAGACGCCGGTGGGCTTCCCGTCGCTGCTCGACCTCCTGTACGACCCGAAGACCGGCGACGAGAAGCCGATCTTCATCCGCCGCGGCCTGGCCGCCGGAGCCTTCGGCCTCGACCTCAAGGATTTCTACCTCGCATGA
- a CDS encoding putative bifunctional diguanylate cyclase/phosphodiesterase: MIAEDFNREEVLRFLDRESAVARATQGRMAVLVLELRRVDRLQALLKGPPAAVTMTLVLERIRKVLRTDDRAASINDDEVCIVLPRLAHPTQAILAAVKVLRALDRPIAHEGGTAVLRPCIGIATVPEQGYDPAELLMAGDVARRIAATREEGYHVTQSEDTIESEVYRGMDLDLERAIRANELEVAYAPQVELSTGRPVAAEALVRWRHAQAGDLPADTIVGIAERTGLIGSLTVWALNAVLRHAATMKSAHGTPRFALNISTRILTDGELPTVVDQAMKTWGVDPGTITLEITESSMIGDAERSMAMLTRLKGIGVQLSIDDFGTGYSSLAYLKRFPLDELKIDRLFVAGLLTDNGDRQIVRSVINLAHNFDLRAVAEGVEAPSALEELRRLGCDVAQGFVVSPPLSEKAFRDWWARERPEG; the protein is encoded by the coding sequence ATGATCGCGGAAGACTTCAACCGCGAGGAGGTCCTGCGCTTCCTCGACCGCGAGAGCGCCGTGGCGCGTGCCACGCAGGGACGCATGGCGGTGCTGGTCCTCGAGCTGCGCCGTGTGGATCGCCTGCAGGCCCTCCTGAAGGGCCCTCCCGCCGCCGTGACCATGACGCTGGTGCTGGAGCGCATCCGCAAGGTCCTTCGCACCGACGACCGCGCCGCGTCGATCAACGACGACGAGGTGTGCATCGTCCTTCCGCGCCTCGCGCACCCCACGCAGGCAATCCTCGCCGCGGTGAAGGTGCTGCGCGCCCTCGACCGGCCCATCGCGCACGAGGGCGGCACCGCGGTGCTTCGGCCCTGCATCGGCATCGCGACGGTTCCGGAGCAAGGCTACGACCCCGCCGAGCTGCTGATGGCGGGCGACGTCGCACGGCGCATCGCCGCCACGCGCGAAGAGGGCTATCACGTTACGCAATCGGAAGACACGATCGAGTCCGAGGTCTACCGCGGCATGGACCTGGACCTCGAGCGCGCCATCCGCGCCAACGAGCTCGAGGTGGCCTACGCTCCGCAGGTGGAGCTCTCCACGGGACGCCCGGTCGCCGCCGAGGCGCTGGTGCGCTGGCGCCACGCCCAGGCGGGCGACCTGCCTGCGGACACCATCGTCGGCATCGCGGAACGCACGGGGCTCATCGGCTCGCTGACTGTCTGGGCGCTGAACGCGGTGCTGCGGCATGCGGCCACCATGAAGTCCGCCCACGGGACCCCGCGCTTCGCCCTCAACATCTCGACCCGCATCCTCACCGACGGCGAGCTGCCGACGGTGGTCGACCAGGCGATGAAGACCTGGGGCGTGGATCCGGGGACGATCACGCTCGAGATCACCGAGAGCTCCATGATCGGCGACGCGGAGCGCTCCATGGCCATGCTGACGCGCCTGAAGGGCATCGGCGTGCAGCTCTCGATCGACGATTTCGGCACCGGCTACTCGTCGCTCGCCTACCTGAAGCGGTTTCCGCTCGACGAGCTCAAGATCGACCGGCTATTCGTCGCGGGCCTGCTCACCGACAACGGCGACCGGCAGATCGTGCGCTCTGTCATCAACCTTGCGCACAACTTCGACCTGCGCGCCGTGGCCGAAGGCGTGGAAGCGCCCTCCGCCCTGGAGGAATTGCGCCGGCTGGGGTGCGACGTGGCGCAGGGCTTCGTGGTGAGCCCGCCCCTTTCGGAGAAGGCTTTCCGCGACTGGTGGGCCCGGGAACGTCCCGAGGGCTAA
- a CDS encoding CaiB/BaiF CoA transferase family protein yields the protein MQRILEGIRVLDLTRVLAGPTATQILADLGAEVIKIERPGTGDDTRRWGPPWLRDDAGRPIEAAYYLAANRGKRSVTLDIAKPEGQALARELAAKCDVVAENFKVGDLKRYGLDYASLAAVNPRIVYCSITGFGQTGPYADRPGYDFIVQGMGGLMSITGERDDLPGGGPQKVGVAVSDLFTGLYSANAIVAALFHRERTGTGQHIDMALLDVQVAMLGNMNTSYLASGEIPGRLGNAHQSIVPYQVFKSADDYLIVAVGNDSQFARFCEVLGERALAADPRYATNPERVKHRDALVPMLASKLATRPAAEWLERLEAADVPCGPIRNLEQVFADPHVIARGLEIRVPHAKAGEVRLVANPMRFSATPVAYDSPPPTLGEHTDQVLAELLGLDAPAIESLRKRAIV from the coding sequence ATGCAACGCATCCTCGAAGGCATCCGGGTCCTCGACCTCACGCGCGTGCTCGCCGGTCCCACGGCCACACAGATCCTCGCCGACCTCGGTGCCGAAGTGATCAAGATCGAGCGTCCCGGCACCGGCGACGACACGCGCCGCTGGGGCCCGCCGTGGCTGCGCGACGATGCGGGCCGCCCCATCGAAGCCGCCTACTATCTCGCCGCCAACCGCGGCAAGCGCTCGGTGACGCTCGACATCGCGAAGCCCGAAGGCCAGGCGCTCGCACGCGAGCTCGCCGCGAAGTGCGATGTGGTCGCCGAGAATTTCAAGGTCGGCGACTTGAAGCGCTACGGGCTCGACTACGCGAGCCTCGCGGCGGTGAATCCGCGCATCGTCTACTGCTCGATCACCGGCTTCGGCCAGACGGGGCCGTACGCCGACCGCCCGGGCTACGACTTCATCGTGCAGGGCATGGGCGGCCTGATGAGCATCACGGGCGAGCGCGACGACCTTCCCGGCGGCGGGCCGCAGAAGGTGGGCGTGGCCGTGTCCGATCTCTTCACCGGCCTCTATTCGGCCAACGCGATCGTGGCCGCCCTCTTCCACCGCGAGCGCACCGGAACCGGCCAGCACATCGACATGGCGCTGCTCGACGTCCAGGTGGCGATGCTCGGCAACATGAACACGAGCTACCTCGCATCCGGCGAGATTCCCGGGCGCCTCGGCAACGCGCACCAGTCGATTGTTCCGTACCAAGTCTTCAAGTCCGCGGACGACTACCTCATCGTTGCGGTCGGGAACGACTCGCAGTTCGCGCGCTTCTGCGAGGTGCTGGGCGAGCGCGCCCTGGCCGCCGATCCGCGCTACGCCACCAATCCCGAGCGCGTGAAGCATCGCGACGCGCTGGTGCCGATGCTCGCCTCGAAGCTCGCCACGCGTCCCGCCGCCGAATGGCTCGAGCGCCTCGAGGCGGCCGACGTTCCCTGCGGGCCGATCCGCAACCTCGAACAGGTGTTCGCCGATCCGCACGTGATCGCGCGCGGCCTCGAGATCCGCGTGCCGCACGCGAAGGCCGGTGAAGTGCGGCTGGTGGCGAACCCGATGCGCTTTTCCGCGACGCCCGTCGCGTACGATTCTCCGCCGCCGACCCTGGGCGAGCACACCGACCAGGTCCTCGCCGAGCTGCTGGGCCTCGATGCGCCGGCCATCGAAAGCCTGCGAAAACGCGCCATCGTCTAG